A genomic window from Eleginops maclovinus isolate JMC-PN-2008 ecotype Puerto Natales chromosome 9, JC_Emac_rtc_rv5, whole genome shotgun sequence includes:
- the rgmd gene encoding RGM domain family, member D, with the protein MSSLTPEEKHCNSRSVDEKQSRNSILTEWIGMGRSGSQITAKRQLLDCVTLTMVLLSLLFRPAYCQQCRIQRCNAEYVASTSPSIGLQEDAAMDVDYCIALRAYALCTRRQARSCRGDLVYHSAVFRIKELFSQHNCSSEGPTSSAKVPSTSRPAVSELCDYENRVLMSGSAGQKKYAHCGLFGDPHLRTFRDEFQTCKVEGAWPLIDNRFLSVQVTNVPVVLGSSATATSKITVIFKSFQGCTDQKVYQATTDDLPLAFQDGSRTGGESGSLTIVERGGSGVSRQVKIQARYIGTSIIVRRVGSYLTFAIRMPEDTLDFSEDNGGLQLCLHGCPRNELIKEHTLGRQSQQPRLQGTNTELGPLRPPHQVYTVERATAKCRETLQVEDVYFQSCVFDLLTTGDPEFSMAAYGALEDLKALPPSKLRQNSPRTPRIYNGGASHTAAANSSLFSLVLLILLLL; encoded by the exons ATGTCATCACTCACTCCTGAAGAAAAGCACTGTAACAG CCGCAGCGTCGATGAGAAGCAGTCGAGGAACTCCATTCTAACTGAATGGATTGGTATGGGGAGAAGCGGATCTCAAATCACGGCTAAGCGGCAGCTTTTGGACTGTGTAACGTTGACGATGGTTTTACTTTCGCTGCTGTTTCGACCAG cttACTGCCAGCAGTGTCGAATCCAGCGCTGCAATGCAGAGTATGTGGCTTCTACCTCACCCTCTATTGGTCTGCAAGAGGACGCGGCTATGGATGTGGACTACTGCATCGCCTTGAGGGCCTATGCTCTGTGCACCCGGCGGCAGGCGAGGAGCTGTAGGGGTGACCTGGTCTACCACTCGGCCGTCTTCCGCATTAAGGAGTTATTCTCTCAGCATAACTGCTCCAGCGAAGGCCCCACCTCCTCTGCCAAGGTCCCCAGTACATCTCGCCCAGCCGTGTCGGAGCTGTGCGACTATGAGAATCGGGTCCTCATGTCGGGCTCAGCTGGTCAGAAGAAATATGCCCACTGTGGATTATTCGGAGACCCGCATCTACGGACATTCCGCGACGAGTTTCAGACCTGCAAGGTGGAAGGGGCGTGGCCTCTGATTGACAACCGCTTCCTGTCGGTACAGGTGACCAACGTGCCTGTGGTCCTAGGCTCCAGCGCCACAGCAACCAGCAAG ATCACTGTGATCTTCAAGTCCTTCCAAGGCTGCACAGATCAAAAGGTGTACCAGGCCACCACAGATGATCTGCCACTGGCTTTTCAGGACGGGAGCCGCACTGGCGGCGAAAGCGGCAGCCTGACCATTGTAGAGCGCGGCGGCTCAGGAGTGAGTCGGCAGGTGAAGATACAGGCCCGTTACATCGGCACCTCCATCATCGTCCGGCGTGTGGGCAGCTACCTGACCTTTGCCATCCGCATGCCAGAGGACACCCTGGACTTTTCGGAGGACAATGGCGGTCTGCAATTATGCCTGCACGGCTGCCCACGCAACGAGCTCATCAAGGAGCACACGCTGGGCCGTCAGAGCCAGCAGCCCCGCCTGCAGGGCACCAACACAGAGCTGGGTCCTTTGCGGCCCCCTCACCAGGTCTACACAGTGGAGCGGGCCACGGCCAAGTGTAGAGAGACTCTGCAGGTGGAGGACGTGTACTTTCAGTCCTGTGTGTTTGACTTGCTGACCACAGGAGACCCTGAGTTCTCTATGGCAGCCTACGGGGCTCTGGAGGATTTAAAGGCGCTGCCGCCGAGTAAACTGAGGCAGAATTCCCCCAGGACTCCTCGTATTTACAACGGAGGGGcgtcacacactgcagcagccaACAGCTCCCTCTTCTCACTCGTACTCCTCATTCTGctgcttttgtaa